A window of Vulpes lagopus strain Blue_001 chromosome 21, ASM1834538v1, whole genome shotgun sequence contains these coding sequences:
- the APOLD1 gene encoding apolipoprotein L domain-containing protein 1, translated as MEPPARELQGADALRRFQGLLLDRRGRLHGHVLRLRDVARRLERLRLRSLAANVAGSSLSAAGAVAAIVGLSLSPVTLGASLVASAVGLGVATAGGAVTITSDLSLIFCHSRELRRVQEIAAACQDQMREILSCLEFFCRCQGGGDRQLLQCGRNASVALYNSVYCVVFFGSRGFLLPRRAEGATRVSQAVLKAKIQKLAESLESCTGALDELSEQLEARVQLCAKGGRGRDLRIAADQAAALFF; from the coding sequence ATGGAGCCGCCGGCGCGGGAGCTGCAGGGCGCCGACGCGCTGCGCCGCTTCCAGGGGCTGCTGCTGGACCGCCGCGGCCGCCTGCACGGCCACGTACTGCGCCTGCGCGACGTGGCCCGGCGCCTCGAGCGCCTCCGCCTGCGCTCCCTGGCGGCCAACGTGGCCGGGAGCTCGCTGAGCGCCGCGGGCGCCGTGGCGGCGATCGTGGGGCTCTCGCTCAGCCCGGTGACCCTGGGGGCCTCGCTGGTGGCGTCGGCCGTCGGGCTGGGGGTGGCCACGGCCGGAGGCGCCGTCACCATCACGTCCGACCTGTCCCTGATCTTCTGCCATTCCCGGGAGCTGCGCAGGGTGCAGGAGATCGCGGCCGCCTGCCAGGACCAGATGCGCGAGATCCTGAGCTGCCTCGAGTTCTTCTGCCGCTGCCAGGGCGGCGGGGACCGCCAGCTGCTGCAGTGCGGGCGGAACGCCTCGGTCGCGCTGTACAACTCCGTCTACTGCGTCGTCTTCTTCGGCTCCCGCggcttcctcctccccaggcGGGCCGAGGGGGCCACCAGGGTTAGCCAGGCCGTGCTGAAGGCCAAGATCCAGAAACTGGCCGAGAGCCTGGAGTCCTGCACCGGGGCCCTGGACGAGCTCAGTGAGCAGCTGGAGGCCAGAGTCCAGCTCTGCGCCAAGGGCGGCCGCGGCCGCGACCTCAGGATCGCTGCTGACCAGGCCGCGGCGCTGTTTTTCTGA